One stretch of Lachnospiraceae bacterium oral taxon 096 DNA includes these proteins:
- a CDS encoding DUF87 domain-containing protein yields MIVCCVYLTERSFVKEVRKKGKQVYSYAKESYRQKRYDQDQEDDQEHEDTQVYTQKRVSYNEAKHRNIGNTDSIPPVKVSPRQGTRKTEVSEPTKGEEQRESDQMVLKSGNQQAENAGIIDSKIGTNSRKGDDFSTTEDFLHRAQSRRKKEKTVRKREDFFPYRKKKNTIDRETLENVRDILKRKEELRAEFRAEEGKIPFEEDESDLEIQNIPVVDKENIINLAMDAENYRQDSEMDFKKEEFAIDLSEEKSDLPTTLFQEEHQAKRERDGYHLPSVTLLDKGNKRSGRISKDEFQKTALRLEKTLHNFGVEVSVTDYSVGPVVTRYELRPEQGVKVSKIVALTDDIKLALAAKDIRIEAPIPGKAAVGIEVPNRESNVVHFRELIETNNFQSHRYRLAFALGKDISGQPVIVDLAKMPHLLIAGATGSGKSVCINTLIMSILYKYTPDEVKLIMIDPKVVELSIYNGIPYLMIPVVTEAKRAAGALNWAVAEMNDRYKKFAKAGVRDLQGYNKKMDADEEKLPQIVIIIDELADLMMVAQNEVEDSICRLAQLARACGIHLVIATQRPSVNVITGLIKANIPTRIAFAVSSGVDSRTILDSVGAEKLLGKGDMLYSAQDSSKPVRIQGAFISDDEVQKVVNSIVQKNGVPDYSKETMEKIEQAGLDATPKVKEERDEFFTEAGRLIIQENKASKGFLQRRFKIGFNRAARIIDQLHEAGVVGEDRGTKPREILLSAQEFEEIVKEEGKKSL; encoded by the coding sequence ATGATTGTATGTTGTGTGTATCTAACAGAACGCTCATTTGTCAAAGAAGTAAGAAAAAAGGGCAAACAGGTGTATTCTTATGCAAAGGAAAGTTACCGACAAAAAAGATATGATCAGGATCAAGAAGATGATCAAGAACATGAAGATACACAGGTGTATACGCAAAAAAGAGTTTCTTACAATGAAGCAAAGCACAGAAATATTGGAAATACGGATAGCATACCTCCAGTTAAAGTTTCACCTAGACAAGGAACAAGAAAAACCGAGGTCTCTGAGCCCACGAAAGGAGAAGAACAACGAGAATCTGACCAAATGGTGCTAAAGTCAGGAAATCAACAGGCAGAAAATGCAGGAATTATTGATTCAAAAATTGGAACGAATTCCAGAAAAGGTGACGATTTTAGTACGACAGAAGATTTTTTACACAGAGCACAGAGCAGAAGAAAAAAGGAGAAAACTGTTCGAAAAAGAGAGGATTTTTTTCCATATCGAAAAAAGAAGAATACGATTGATCGTGAGACTTTAGAGAATGTGAGGGACATTTTAAAGAGAAAAGAAGAACTGAGAGCAGAGTTTAGAGCGGAAGAAGGAAAGATTCCATTTGAGGAAGATGAATCAGACTTAGAGATTCAAAATATTCCTGTTGTCGACAAGGAAAATATTATCAATCTAGCCATGGATGCAGAAAACTATAGGCAGGATTCTGAAATGGATTTTAAAAAAGAGGAATTTGCCATTGATTTATCTGAAGAAAAATCAGATTTGCCTACGACATTGTTTCAAGAAGAACACCAAGCAAAACGAGAAAGAGATGGATATCACCTTCCTTCGGTGACTTTACTTGATAAGGGGAACAAAAGGAGTGGACGAATTTCTAAGGATGAGTTTCAAAAAACCGCTTTGAGATTAGAAAAAACCTTGCATAATTTCGGTGTTGAAGTTAGTGTAACAGATTATAGTGTGGGACCTGTAGTGACTCGCTATGAGCTTCGACCAGAGCAGGGGGTCAAGGTGAGTAAAATTGTTGCCCTTACAGATGATATTAAATTGGCTCTTGCTGCAAAGGATATCCGAATTGAAGCTCCTATCCCCGGAAAGGCTGCTGTTGGTATCGAAGTTCCCAATCGAGAGAGCAATGTCGTCCACTTTCGAGAGTTAATTGAGACAAATAATTTTCAGAGCCATCGCTATCGCTTAGCCTTTGCCCTTGGAAAGGATATCTCTGGTCAGCCTGTCATTGTCGATCTTGCCAAAATGCCCCATCTATTGATTGCTGGAGCAACAGGATCGGGAAAATCTGTATGTATCAATACATTGATTATGAGTATTCTGTATAAGTATACGCCGGATGAAGTCAAATTAATTATGATTGATCCAAAAGTTGTGGAATTATCCATTTATAATGGAATTCCTTATTTGATGATTCCTGTGGTTACTGAGGCAAAGAGGGCAGCAGGGGCATTGAATTGGGCTGTGGCCGAGATGAATGATCGATATAAGAAATTTGCTAAGGCAGGAGTTCGAGATTTGCAGGGCTACAATAAAAAAATGGATGCGGATGAAGAAAAACTGCCACAAATTGTGATTATCATTGACGAATTGGCGGACTTGATGATGGTCGCACAAAATGAAGTAGAAGATAGTATTTGTCGCTTGGCTCAGCTGGCCAGAGCTTGTGGTATTCATTTGGTTATTGCAACGCAAAGACCAAGTGTCAATGTGATCACAGGTCTAATTAAGGCCAACATCCCAACACGAATTGCCTTTGCTGTGTCGTCAGGAGTTGATTCAAGAACTATCTTAGACAGTGTTGGTGCAGAAAAGTTGCTCGGAAAAGGAGATATGCTCTATTCGGCACAGGACAGTTCAAAGCCTGTTCGAATTCAGGGAGCATTTATTTCAGATGACGAAGTACAAAAAGTTGTAAATTCCATTGTTCAGAAAAATGGAGTGCCCGATTACAGCAAAGAGACAATGGAAAAAATTGAGCAAGCAGGGTTAGATGCTACACCGAAAGTTAAAGAAGAAAGGGATGAATTCTTTACAGAGGCGGGAAGATTGATTATCCAAGAAAATAAGGCATCTAAAGGATTTTTGCAGAGAAGATTTAAAATCGGATTCAATCGTGCAGCAAGAATTATTGACCAGCTCCATGAGGCTGGTGTTGTAGGCGAAGATAGAGGGACAAAGCCAAGAGAGATTCTACTCAGTGCACAGGAATTTGAAGAAATAGTAAAAGAGGAAGGAAAAAAATCGTTATGA
- a CDS encoding IS200/IS605 family element transposase accessory protein TnpB, which translates to MQKRKFTVVTQLHDKNNSQIIEYVENSRATYAHAMRKTFQHIKHTDNFNKSAYNTYLQNQYSITKRTANSIISDAQGRLSALIELKRHEKQVLEHKIDYFETKVIPQLQKQRDDNCAMLRAGLFVNLTKHRNLKRKLVAKKNKLNRMKQKLSNLDYQLESGQVKICFGTKNLLNKDYAGFIEHRDNQMSFVGTKTETSGNQLLQLNYNKLNNQFNIKLRKDFGGFKTTQGNDKYAFGKVYFNHHKQEIISILEQKNSPLSYKIIKRYGRYYLYCTFEIQQEDTDIMTRSTHGVIGLDFNKGFVTLTETNAFGHMIQNQFLPYRFQQGQATKSDLQAIANDIVKLALTTGKDVTIEDLNFKRTKAKTESKHGKKYNEMIHSLAYRQFVETMESITYRNNVYLNKVNPAWTSWIAKNKYCPQMKLNTHVGASFVIARRGQGFRDKV; encoded by the coding sequence ATGCAAAAACGTAAGTTTACAGTTGTAACTCAACTACACGATAAGAACAATTCTCAAATTATTGAATATGTTGAAAATTCTCGTGCGACTTACGCTCACGCTATGAGAAAAACCTTTCAACACATTAAGCATACAGACAATTTTAATAAGTCAGCTTATAACACATATTTACAAAATCAATACAGTATTACTAAGCGTACTGCTAATTCTATTATATCTGATGCACAAGGACGATTGAGTGCTTTAATTGAGTTGAAACGACACGAAAAACAGGTTCTTGAACATAAGATTGATTATTTTGAGACAAAAGTTATCCCTCAATTACAAAAACAACGTGACGATAACTGTGCGATGTTACGAGCTGGTTTGTTTGTCAATCTAACCAAACATCGTAATCTCAAACGAAAGCTGGTTGCTAAGAAAAACAAGCTCAATCGTATGAAACAGAAGCTAAGTAATCTCGATTACCAACTAGAATCAGGTCAAGTCAAAATTTGTTTTGGTACGAAAAACTTATTAAATAAAGATTACGCCGGGTTCATTGAACATCGTGATAATCAGATGTCATTTGTTGGAACAAAAACGGAAACCTCTGGTAATCAACTCTTACAGTTGAACTATAACAAACTGAATAACCAGTTCAATATTAAGCTCCGTAAGGACTTTGGTGGTTTCAAGACGACTCAAGGGAATGATAAATACGCTTTTGGGAAAGTATATTTTAATCATCATAAACAAGAGATTATTTCCATTTTAGAACAAAAGAATAGTCCTCTTTCGTATAAGATTATCAAGCGTTATGGACGATACTATCTCTATTGCACCTTTGAAATCCAACAAGAGGATACTGATATAATGACTCGCAGCACTCATGGTGTCATTGGTCTTGATTTTAATAAGGGGTTTGTGACCTTAACCGAAACGAATGCGTTTGGACACATGATTCAAAACCAATTCTTACCATACAGGTTTCAACAAGGACAGGCTACAAAGTCTGACTTACAAGCTATCGCCAACGATATTGTTAAACTTGCTTTAACTACTGGCAAAGATGTGACGATTGAGGACCTTAATTTTAAGCGTACGAAAGCTAAAACAGAATCCAAGCATGGTAAGAAGTATAATGAAATGATACACTCGTTAGCTTACCGTCAGTTCGTTGAAACAATGGAATCCATTACTTATCGCAACAATGTTTATCTCAATAAAGTCAATCCCGCATGGACAAGTTGGATTGCTAAAAATAAATACTGTCCGCAAATGAAGCTAAATACTCATGTCGGAGCTTCATTTGTTATTGCACGACGTGGACAAGGCTTTAGAGATAAAGTCTAA
- a CDS encoding cytidylate kinase-like family protein, with translation MKKKLILTINREYGSGGKQIGQKLSEILDIPYYDDDIIKISSEHAAVAEEYFRVNDERPGNHILHRIVGGLRDAMDRPSLGDKLTSPDNLFRFQSEVIRELAKEQSCIFIGRCSDFVLESSGFSDFIRLYVYADLPAKVQNVCAVDGVDTREALMRVQRINKKRSDFYRYYTGEAWNDLTRYDLPVNTTDLTFDQAVELILKYLSLRGYNKEN, from the coding sequence ATGAAAAAAAAGCTTATTCTGACAATTAACCGTGAGTATGGAAGTGGTGGAAAACAAATTGGACAGAAGTTATCTGAAATTTTAGATATTCCATATTATGATGATGATATTATTAAGATTTCTTCTGAGCATGCAGCAGTGGCTGAAGAGTATTTTAGAGTGAATGACGAAAGACCTGGAAATCATATTTTGCATAGAATTGTTGGCGGATTGAGGGATGCAATGGATCGCCCTTCTCTGGGAGATAAGTTGACTTCTCCAGATAATTTATTCCGTTTCCAGTCGGAAGTTATTCGCGAACTAGCAAAGGAGCAATCTTGTATATTCATTGGACGCTGTTCCGATTTTGTGTTGGAGTCGTCTGGATTTTCAGATTTTATTCGTCTTTATGTATATGCAGATTTACCAGCAAAGGTACAAAATGTGTGTGCAGTGGATGGCGTTGATACCAGAGAAGCTTTGATGCGCGTACAGCGAATAAATAAAAAACGCAGTGATTTCTACAGATATTATACTGGTGAAGCGTGGAATGATCTGACAAGATATGATTTGCCAGTAAATACAACTGATTTAACATTTGATCAGGCTGTAGAACTGATTTTGAAATATCTCTCATTGAGGGGATATAATAAAGAGAATTAG
- a CDS encoding formate--tetrahydrofolate ligase has translation MTDIQIAQQAKMLPIREVVEKIGVSEDDIEMYGKYKAKFTEEFLQKLESKPNGKLVLVTAINPTPAGEGKTTISVGLGQALNKAGKKTIIALREPSLGPCFGIKGGAAGGGYAQVVPMEDLNLHFTGDFHAITSANNLLAALLDNHIQQGNELQIDTRQILWKRCIDMNDRVLRNIVVGLGAKADGVVREDHFVISVASEVMAVLCLATDLNDLKERLSKIIVAYNYNGDPVTAGDLKAVGSMAALLKDAIKPNVIQTLEHTPAIVHGGPFANIAHGCNSVRATKAALKLGDICVTEAGFGADLGAEKFMDIKCRLSGLEPDCIVLVATIRALKYNGGVKKDELSSENMDALKKGIVNLEKHIENLKLFGVPVVVTLNAFVTDTEKELEFVKEFCQKLGCRFALANVWEKGGEGGIDLADKVIEALDEPKNFQPLYSDELSIKDKIFEIATRLYGSDGVNYTPAATRAIDKIEKMGFGHFPVCMAKTQYSLSDDQTKLGRPSGFKINVRDVYVNAGAGFVVVITGAIMTMPGLPKTPAAYNINVDESGAITGLF, from the coding sequence ATGACAGATATTCAAATTGCTCAGCAAGCAAAAATGTTACCAATTCGAGAGGTTGTAGAAAAGATAGGTGTCTCTGAAGATGACATTGAGATGTATGGAAAATATAAGGCAAAATTTACAGAGGAATTTTTACAAAAACTTGAGTCAAAGCCAAATGGAAAGTTGGTTTTGGTGACAGCAATCAATCCAACGCCAGCAGGTGAGGGAAAAACAACCATTAGTGTCGGACTTGGGCAGGCACTGAATAAGGCGGGAAAAAAGACCATTATTGCCTTGAGAGAGCCTTCTTTGGGACCTTGTTTTGGAATTAAGGGCGGGGCAGCAGGTGGAGGCTATGCCCAAGTTGTTCCAATGGAAGATCTCAATTTACACTTTACAGGAGATTTTCACGCCATCACATCAGCAAATAACTTGTTGGCTGCATTGCTTGACAATCATATTCAACAGGGAAATGAATTGCAGATTGATACCCGACAAATTTTATGGAAAAGATGCATCGATATGAATGACCGTGTATTGAGAAATATTGTTGTTGGACTTGGGGCAAAGGCCGATGGTGTTGTCCGTGAGGATCATTTTGTGATTTCTGTTGCATCGGAAGTTATGGCTGTGCTTTGTCTTGCCACAGACTTAAATGATTTGAAGGAAAGATTATCAAAGATTATTGTTGCCTATAACTACAATGGGGATCCTGTAACCGCTGGAGATTTAAAGGCTGTGGGAAGTATGGCGGCGTTGTTAAAGGATGCCATCAAGCCAAATGTCATTCAAACTCTTGAGCACACACCAGCCATTGTTCATGGCGGACCATTTGCAAATATTGCTCATGGATGTAATAGTGTTCGAGCAACCAAGGCGGCATTAAAACTTGGGGATATCTGTGTCACAGAGGCAGGATTTGGTGCAGATTTAGGTGCAGAAAAATTTATGGATATTAAGTGCAGATTATCAGGGCTTGAGCCAGATTGCATCGTTTTGGTTGCCACGATTCGGGCCTTAAAGTACAATGGTGGAGTAAAGAAAGATGAGCTGTCATCAGAAAATATGGATGCACTGAAGAAGGGAATTGTCAATCTCGAAAAACACATTGAGAATTTAAAATTATTTGGTGTTCCTGTTGTGGTCACACTCAATGCTTTTGTCACAGATACAGAGAAAGAATTAGAGTTTGTGAAGGAATTTTGCCAAAAATTGGGTTGCCGCTTTGCTCTGGCTAATGTCTGGGAAAAAGGAGGCGAGGGAGGAATTGACCTTGCTGATAAAGTCATCGAAGCCCTCGATGAGCCAAAGAATTTTCAACCGCTCTATTCCGATGAGCTTTCGATTAAGGACAAGATTTTTGAAATTGCGACAAGATTATATGGATCAGATGGTGTAAATTATACGCCAGCAGCAACAAGGGCAATTGATAAAATTGAAAAGATGGGATTTGGACATTTTCCTGTTTGTATGGCAAAGACACAATATTCTCTTTCTGACGATCAAACGAAACTTGGTCGCCCGTCAGGATTTAAAATTAATGTGCGAGATGTCTATGTCAATGCGGGGGCCGGATTTGTTGTTGTGATTACAGGGGCAATTATGACAATGCCAGGTCTTCCAAAGACACCAGCAGCCTATAATATTAATGTAGATGAAAGTGGAGCAATTACAGGATTGTTCTAG
- a CDS encoding UDP-N-acetylmuramoyl-L-alanyl-D-glutamate--2,6-diaminopimelate ligase, giving the protein MKIIQETQGLEFELLQGSVEIDVVEVCYNSKNVVEDSIFVCLKGARFDSHTIINEVVKKGAKAIVIQEDCSYPEDVTVIRVKDTRKALALLSAARFSYPARKMVTIGVTGTKGKTTTTHMMKTLLEQSGKKVGMIGTNGCFIGSEKIPTVNTTPESYELHQDFQKMVDAGCQYMIMEVSSQGLKMHRTAGIEFDYAVFTNISPDHIGPNEHADFQEYLMCKSLLFSQCKTALINLDDEHAPYIIEHAHCHRLYTFGSDEKSDFHFSNIQYVANKDFVGITFGVCGKESFENFDVHAAIPGRFNAYNALSAVSVCALLGLNKEILTRGLEHIHVDGRMEIAYKSDHCSVIVDYAHNAISMESLLDTLRNYHPKRLVVVFGCGGNRAKERRYAMGEIAGRKADLSIVTADNSRYEKTEDIIADIVETLKPTGGKYLTIPDRREAIFYAVKNAQDGDMIAVIGKGHEDYQEINGVRTHFRDREVVDEAVKELL; this is encoded by the coding sequence ATGAAAATCATTCAAGAGACACAGGGACTAGAGTTTGAATTATTGCAGGGCAGTGTAGAGATTGATGTTGTAGAGGTCTGTTACAATTCAAAGAATGTGGTAGAAGATAGTATTTTTGTCTGCTTAAAGGGAGCAAGATTTGACTCTCATACCATTATCAACGAAGTAGTAAAAAAGGGAGCAAAGGCCATTGTCATTCAGGAAGATTGCTCTTATCCAGAGGATGTCACTGTAATCCGTGTAAAAGATACAAGGAAAGCGCTGGCACTGCTTTCTGCGGCACGTTTTTCTTATCCAGCGAGGAAAATGGTCACCATTGGTGTGACAGGAACAAAGGGAAAAACAACAACCACCCATATGATGAAGACTTTACTAGAACAAAGTGGTAAAAAGGTAGGGATGATTGGAACCAATGGTTGTTTTATAGGTTCAGAAAAAATTCCAACGGTGAATACCACACCAGAGTCCTATGAACTTCACCAAGATTTTCAAAAGATGGTCGATGCAGGGTGCCAATACATGATTATGGAGGTATCCAGTCAGGGATTAAAGATGCATCGAACCGCAGGGATTGAATTTGATTATGCTGTATTTACGAATATTTCTCCAGATCATATTGGTCCAAATGAGCATGCAGATTTTCAGGAATATTTAATGTGTAAGAGCTTGCTCTTTTCACAATGTAAAACCGCACTCATCAACCTAGATGATGAACATGCTCCTTATATCATTGAGCATGCACATTGCCATCGACTCTATACATTTGGAAGTGATGAAAAGTCAGATTTTCATTTTTCGAACATTCAATATGTGGCCAATAAAGATTTTGTAGGTATTACATTTGGTGTGTGCGGAAAAGAAAGTTTTGAAAACTTTGATGTCCATGCTGCTATTCCAGGTCGATTTAATGCCTACAATGCACTTTCTGCAGTTAGTGTCTGTGCATTGCTTGGTTTAAATAAAGAGATTTTGACGAGAGGGCTTGAGCATATTCATGTCGATGGGCGAATGGAGATTGCCTATAAATCTGATCATTGCAGTGTTATCGTCGACTATGCCCACAATGCTATTAGTATGGAAAGTTTACTGGATACATTGAGAAACTATCACCCAAAACGTTTGGTTGTTGTGTTTGGCTGTGGTGGAAATCGAGCAAAGGAAAGAAGGTATGCGATGGGAGAAATTGCTGGAAGAAAGGCAGATTTATCCATCGTAACGGCCGACAATTCTCGATATGAAAAGACAGAAGATATTATTGCGGATATTGTTGAGACATTAAAGCCAACGGGTGGTAAGTACTTGACCATCCCAGACCGAAGAGAGGCTATTTTCTATGCAGTGAAAAATGCACAGGATGGAGATATGATTGCTGTGATCGGAAAAGGTCACGAAGATTACCAAGAGATCAATGGTGTGCGCACACACTTTAGAGACCGCGAAGTAGTAGATGAAGCAGTAAAAGAATTATTATAG
- a CDS encoding UDP-N-acetylmuramoyl-tripeptide--D-alanyl-D-alanine ligase, producing the protein MREYSVRQIIEATKGKLLCGDENALVKDVVIDSRKAHPGALFVPIIGEKNDAHQFLPSVAEAGCKVSLVSKKEVSISEGMTYILVEDTLKALQDIAYAYRREYIHIPLIGITGSVGKTTTREMVAAALSGGYRVFKTPANFNSQIGVPLTLFAIPEDAQIGVIEMGISEPGEMTKISRLVAPDSAVMTNIGVAHIEQLGSRGNICAEKYHICDYMNAEGTLFLNADDDMLSKIKSERKIVYFGKNQVSNISMENGLAKFVAKIDQKEVNVELSVYGKHQIGNALAALSVANCYGVDLVAAAEKLKEFHGFSHRQQIFRKDALTIIDDTYNASPVSMNGAVDILEDIVPAVGGRKIAVLADMKELGEDAEKMHYECGEYLGKKNIHILVHLGELSKEIERGFLHIQPKGEVYGFLDREKMDQFLRNFIRSKDVLLFKGSNSMHLSKSIEELLQNELICRCDH; encoded by the coding sequence ATGAGAGAATATAGTGTAAGACAAATCATAGAGGCAACAAAAGGAAAGTTGCTTTGTGGGGATGAGAACGCCTTAGTAAAGGATGTGGTCATTGACTCAAGAAAAGCACATCCAGGAGCACTGTTTGTTCCCATTATTGGAGAAAAAAATGATGCCCATCAATTTTTACCTTCTGTTGCAGAGGCAGGTTGTAAGGTCAGTTTAGTGAGTAAGAAAGAAGTTTCCATCAGTGAAGGGATGACCTATATTCTTGTCGAGGATACACTTAAGGCTCTCCAAGATATTGCCTATGCCTATCGAAGGGAATATATTCATATCCCTCTCATTGGTATCACAGGTAGTGTAGGAAAGACAACAACAAGAGAAATGGTAGCTGCTGCACTTAGTGGTGGCTACCGAGTTTTTAAAACTCCTGCCAATTTTAACTCACAAATCGGAGTTCCCCTCACCCTCTTTGCCATTCCAGAGGATGCACAAATTGGCGTTATTGAGATGGGAATTAGTGAACCTGGGGAAATGACAAAGATTTCTCGACTTGTTGCTCCAGATAGTGCCGTGATGACAAATATTGGTGTAGCTCATATTGAGCAACTAGGTTCAAGAGGAAATATTTGTGCAGAAAAATATCATATCTGTGACTATATGAACGCAGAGGGAACATTGTTTTTAAATGCAGATGACGATATGCTCAGTAAAATCAAATCGGAAAGAAAGATCGTCTACTTTGGAAAAAATCAGGTGAGCAATATTTCTATGGAAAATGGTCTGGCCAAATTTGTTGCAAAGATTGATCAAAAGGAAGTCAATGTAGAACTATCAGTATATGGAAAACATCAAATTGGAAATGCTCTCGCCGCTCTTTCGGTAGCCAATTGCTATGGTGTTGACCTTGTTGCAGCAGCCGAGAAATTAAAGGAATTTCATGGATTTTCCCATAGACAACAAATTTTTCGCAAGGATGCATTGACCATTATTGATGATACCTACAATGCAAGTCCGGTCTCCATGAATGGTGCGGTTGACATTTTGGAAGACATCGTGCCAGCCGTAGGGGGAAGAAAGATTGCTGTGCTTGCTGATATGAAAGAACTTGGAGAAGACGCCGAAAAGATGCACTACGAATGTGGTGAGTATCTTGGAAAAAAGAATATTCATATTCTTGTTCATCTAGGAGAGCTATCGAAAGAAATTGAAAGAGGATTTTTACACATCCAGCCAAAGGGCGAGGTTTACGGCTTTCTTGATCGAGAAAAAATGGATCAATTTCTACGAAACTTTATTCGTTCAAAGGATGTCTTGCTATTTAAGGGTTCAAATAGTATGCATTTATCAAAGAGTATAGAGGAATTATTACAAAATGAACTTATATGCAGATGTGATCATTGA
- a CDS encoding SH3 domain-containing protein, whose translation MNRLKELLSNSPRAKKAVTAAGAIAIAAVLVTFGRTKVVASGANAPKAALATTVATTESTETAEETIVVPVETTLSAEQSQAAEEKKKEDTEKDNIIAGYSNLGIANVDGFVNVRKDAKNDADVIGKLYNGSACNIVESREDGWLHITSGEVDGYVRGEYIRTGDDAKQAAKDLVKKRAQITGDRLNVRSAPSADAESVEVVLQNERYEVLEDDGDWVKIDLGYTSGYINKQYATIAYSLNEAQKLDLKSMILNAYDRLGISNVQNYLNIRETPDDGGKVVGKLPSKAAGNILEESGDWYKIQSGGITGYVKKDYILTGDAANEEALKQAQLVAVVNTDILNVRSAPSTDADIWTQITNAQKYPVVAQQDGWVEIELENDNNAFVATDFVDVRYALDEAIPFTPEEVAEENTPVDNDNSTNAPSDNGNKNGNKGNASSKSSSRSSRRSQVVSYALQYLGNPYVWGGTSLTNGADCSGFTMGVMSHFGVDLPHYSGAQASMGSRVSAENVRPGDLVFYANRSGTINHVGIYIGNGQIVNAASRRSGIKISNWNYRKPAAIRNVLGD comes from the coding sequence ATGAACAGACTTAAGGAGTTACTTTCAAATTCACCCCGTGCAAAAAAGGCTGTGACTGCAGCGGGGGCTATTGCAATCGCCGCTGTATTGGTGACATTTGGAAGAACAAAGGTAGTTGCTTCCGGAGCTAATGCACCAAAGGCAGCACTTGCAACAACTGTAGCGACAACAGAGAGCACAGAGACAGCAGAAGAAACCATTGTTGTTCCTGTAGAGACAACGCTGTCTGCTGAGCAGTCACAGGCAGCCGAAGAAAAGAAAAAAGAAGATACAGAAAAAGATAACATTATTGCAGGCTATAGTAATCTCGGCATTGCCAATGTTGATGGATTTGTCAATGTGAGAAAGGATGCCAAAAATGATGCAGATGTCATTGGTAAACTCTACAATGGCAGTGCTTGTAATATTGTAGAGAGTAGAGAAGATGGCTGGCTTCATATCACATCGGGGGAAGTGGATGGATATGTCCGAGGCGAGTATATTCGCACAGGTGATGATGCAAAACAAGCAGCAAAGGACTTGGTAAAGAAGAGAGCACAGATTACAGGGGATCGTTTGAATGTCAGAAGTGCCCCAAGTGCAGATGCAGAATCTGTAGAAGTCGTATTGCAAAATGAGCGCTACGAAGTCTTAGAAGATGATGGTGATTGGGTAAAGATTGATCTTGGCTATACTTCGGGTTATATTAACAAGCAGTATGCAACGATTGCGTATTCCTTAAATGAGGCACAGAAGTTGGATTTAAAGAGTATGATACTCAACGCCTATGATCGTCTTGGGATTTCTAATGTGCAAAATTATTTGAATATTCGCGAAACACCAGATGATGGTGGCAAGGTGGTTGGAAAGTTGCCAAGTAAGGCCGCAGGGAATATTCTTGAAGAGAGTGGAGATTGGTATAAGATTCAATCTGGTGGAATTACAGGATATGTAAAGAAAGATTACATTCTTACAGGAGATGCCGCAAATGAAGAGGCTCTTAAACAAGCTCAACTTGTGGCTGTAGTGAATACAGATATCCTCAATGTCAGAAGTGCTCCAAGCACGGATGCAGATATTTGGACACAAATTACTAATGCACAAAAGTATCCTGTAGTGGCACAGCAAGATGGATGGGTAGAGATTGAGTTGGAGAACGACAATAATGCCTTTGTTGCGACTGATTTTGTGGATGTGCGCTATGCTCTCGACGAGGCAATTCCATTTACGCCTGAGGAAGTGGCAGAGGAAAATACTCCAGTAGACAATGATAATAGTACCAATGCACCGAGTGACAATGGAAATAAGAATGGAAACAAGGGAAATGCCTCTTCAAAGTCCTCTTCGAGATCTTCAAGAAGATCTCAAGTTGTTTCCTATGCCCTTCAATACCTAGGAAATCCATATGTGTGGGGTGGAACAAGCCTGACAAATGGTGCAGATTGCTCTGGCTTTACAATGGGTGTTATGAGTCATTTTGGTGTAGACCTTCCACACTATTCAGGTGCACAAGCAAGTATGGGTTCTCGAGTATCTGCAGAGAATGTTCGCCCAGGAGATTTGGTCTTTTATGCAAATCGAAGTGGAACAATCAATCATGTTGGTATTTATATTGGAAATGGTCAGATTGTCAATGCAGCTAGCCGAAGAAGTGGTATCAAGATTTCAAATTGGAATTATAGAAAACCTGCGGCAATTCGAAATGTCTTAGGAGACTAA